AGATCCCGGACCCGGCCCCGGGTGTCTCCCCGCCCGCGGCGGCCAGGTCGGCGTGGATGGCGTTGACGGCGAACTGCTGGCTCAGCGCGAGCGCGTGCCCGGGGTCGGCGGGCCACCGGCCCGCCGGTGTCCGCTCGGGAGTGACCCCGGCCAGCGCCGCCTCGGGGTACAGCCGCAGGTCCACACGGCGGGAGCGGTCGAAGGCGGAGCCGGGGGTGAGGTAGGAGGCCAGGCCCCGGCCGGGGTCCCGCGAGGCGAGGCCGCGGGCGACCCGGTCGAGGTCGGCGGCTATGAAACTGTTGAGGAAGTCCTGCTGTTCGGCCCCGGAGCCCGCCCCGTCGGCCGCGCCGCCGCCCGCCCGGTCCAGCCGTACGGGAACGCTGCGCACGCGCACCCCGGCGGGGGCCAGGGCCACGGAAACCCCCCAGGCGCGCGCCAGTTCGTCGGTGAAGGCGAGCAGGCCGCGGGCGCTCACGACCGCGGCGGCGAGGCCGGAGCCGTCGTCGTCCTCGCCATTGCCCTCATCAGGGTGGGTCTCGGCGTGCGCCTCGCCGAGTGCACCCGCCCGTGCGGTCCACGCTTCGGCCTCCTCGGCGAACCCGTCGAGCCAGCCGGGCCCGCCCGGCCCGGGGGTGACGGCGCGGCCGGTGGCCCAGGCACAAGTGGAGAAGACGGGGGAGTCCAGCAGCAGCCGTCCCTCGTCGGTCACGGTCAGCGCGAACAGCGCGCTCTCGCCGTCCATCCGGCCGTCGTGGTCCTCGTCGCTCTCCCCGAAGACGTCGAGCAGGGTGTCGCGCACCGCGCTGAGCGGATAGGTCCCGCCGTACACGACGTGCTGCCACCCGTACCCCGGCTCCACGGGCACGGACCGCAGCGCGTGCCCGGCCTCCCACGGCATGGGCCGGTCCGCCTCGGCCGCGTACACCCGCTCCCGGACGGACAGCCCGGGGACCTTCTGCGGACTGAACAGCTCGACCGCGCGCCAGTACCCCACGATCCCGCTCCGCCGACCGCGTTCGCCCCCCATACCGACCGCTCCCGTCTTTCGGTGGTCGCTGTGATCACTACACCGCACCTTACGGGGCCCGTGACGGCGGGTCAGGCGGTTGCGGATCGCGGGCACGGTGATCACCGTTTCCCCGTTCCGGCCGATGACACAGGCCGCCGGGCGCGGTTACCGTTGCGGCACTGCGCGGGGACGGCGGAGGGGGAGCGGCATGCTGGACGGAGCGATGGCAGCGCTGGCGGCGTCGGTGGGTTCGGCCGTCGTACAGGCCGCCGGGACGGACGCCTGGACGGCGTTCCGGGACCGGCTGGCCCGGCTGCTCGGCCGCGGCGACGGGCGCCGGGACGGGGAGCGGGCCGGGCAGGCGGAGACCGCCCAGCTAGCGCGCCTGGACCGGACCGCGGCCGAACTGGCGGCGGCCGGGGGAGACGGGGGCGGGTCGCGGGACACCGCCGCCGAGCAGCGGGCGCGGCACGTCGCGGCCTGGCGGACCCGGACCGAGGACCTGCTGGAGGAGCTGGAACCGGACGAGCGTGCCGTGCTCGCGGCGGAACTCCGCGCGCTCCTCGACGGGGCGGCGCAGGCGGTGCGTCCGGCCGCCGGGGGCGTCGCGCACAACGTGTTCCACGGCCCGGCGGCGGTCCAGTCGGGGGACCGCAACGTCCAGGTGAACCGGTTCGACTCCCGCCCGTGAGCGGGGGCGGCGAGGACGGGGACTCCGGCGGGGACGCCTTCCACGGTCCGGCCGGGGTCCAGCGCGGCAGCGGGAACCTCCAGGTCAACTTCCACGAGCACCGTACGGGCATCCTCTCGGCCTGCGCGGTCGCCCTGGTGTGCGCGGTCACCGTGATCGCCGTCCGCCTCGGCGGCGACCCGGGCGCCGGGTCCGCGGCGGCGCCGACCGGGACCCCGGACGTCCACACGGCACCGGCGCCCGCCCCGCGCCCGGACCCGACCGGCCCGGATCCGTCGGTGCTGACCGGGCGGCTGGTCAACCACGGCAGCGCGCTGTGCCTGCGGGATCCGGGCGCCGCGCAGGACCCCGTACCGGTGCAGGACACCTGCACCGGCGACGCCGACCGGAGCTGGACGCTGGCCACCCGCGACGGCGGCGCCACCCGCACCCTGCGCGATGGCCTCGGCGGCCGGTGCCTGACCGTGACGGGCTCCGAGAACTTCGCGCCCGTCCGCCTGCTCGCCTGCACCGCCCAGGGGGACGGACAGCGCTGGAAACTCCTGTGGGGCACCGGCGACCGCGCGGGCCTCTTCGCGCTGCGCGCGGACGGCAACGCCAAGTGCCTGATGGTGCAGGGGCGGGAGGCATCCCGCCCCGCGGCCCAGACGTCCTGCGGCGAGGAGTACGACGACCAGTGGTGGCACCTGGCGCCGTGACCGGGCCCCGCCCCCGGCAGGAGCCCGGACCCCTGGCATGCTTCCGTCATGATCTTCCGTACGGCCACGCGGCAGGACCTGCCCGCGATCATCGCGCTCCTGTCCGACGAGGACGCCGTGGTGGATCCGCGGACCGTCGAGGTCGACGCGGCGTACGAGCGGGCCTTCGCGGCCGTGGACGCCGACGGACGCAACGAGATGGTGGTCCTGGACGAGGGCGACGGCACGGTCGTCGGCTGTCTCCAGCTCACCTACATCCCCGGTCTGGGGCGCCACGGCCAGGAGCGCGCGCTCATCGAGGCGGTACGGGTACGGGCCGACCGGCGCGGCGCCGGTCTCGGCCGCTCCCTGCTCACCTGGGCCATCGACCGGGCACGCTCCCGCGGCTGCACCCTGGTGCAGCTCACCAGCAACAAGCGGCGCGCCGAGGCCCACCGCCTGTACGGATCGCTCGGCTTCGCCGCGAGCCACGACGGATTCAAACTGCCGCTGTGACCGTGACCGGGCCCCGCCCCCGGCGGGAGCCCGGGGGCGAAAAAATTCCGCCCGGCGATGTCGAGAACCCGCGGCCCGCTCCGTCCCCGTGGTGAAGGCGCCCACAATGGGTCGCACCAGCACCGAGGAGAACGCCATGGCCAAGTACCTGCTTCTCAAGCACTACCGCGGCGCCCCGGCCGCCGTCAACGACGTCCCCATGAACCAGTGGACCCCGCAGGAGATCACGGACCACGTGCGGTACATGCAGGACTTCGCGGCCCGGCTCGAAGGCACCGGAGAGTTCGTCGACGGCCAGGCGCTGGCCCCGGAGGGGACGTTCGTCCGGTACGACGGCGAGGGCCGCCCGCCGGTCACCGACGGCCCGTTCGCCGAGACCAAGGACCTGATCGCGGGCTGGATGGTGATCGACGTCGACAGCTACGACCGCGCCGTCGAGCTGGCCGGTGAACTCTCGGCCGCCCCCGGGGCGGGCGGCAAGCCGATCCACGAGTGGCTGGAGGTGCGCCCGTTCCTGGCCGCGCCGCCCACCATCACGGAGTGACGCCTCCCGTGACCCCTCCCGTGCCCTCTCCGATGCCCCCTCCAATGAACAACGAGGCGGCCCTGCTCCGGAGCCTCACACCGGGCGTGCTCGGGATCCTCGTCCGCCGCGGAGCCGATTTCGCGGCGGCCGAGGACGCCGTACAGGACGCGCTGGTCGAGGCCGTCCGGGTGTGGCCGGCCGACAGCCCGCGGGACCCGAAGGGCTGGCTGGTCACCGTCGCCTGGCGGCGGTTCCTCGACGCGACCCGGGCGGACACCGCCCGCCGCCGCCGCGAGGACCTCGTCGAGGTGCAGCCGGAGCCCGGTCCCGCACCCGAGCGGGACGACACGCTCCAGCTCTACTTCCTGTGCGCCCACCCCTCGCTGACGCCGTCGTCCGCGGTCGCGCTCACCCTGCGCGCCGTGGGCGGGCTCACCACCCGCCAGATCGCCCGGGCCTACCTGGTGCCCGAGGCGACCATGGCGCAGCGGATCAGCCGGGCCAAGCGCACCGTCTCCGGCGTCAGGCTCAACGAGCCCGGCGATGTCGCCACCGTGCTGCGCGTCCTCTACCTGGTCTTCAACGAGGGCTACTCCGGCGACCTCGATCTCGCCGCAGAGGCGATCCGGCTCACCCGGCAGCTCGCGGCCGTGATCGACCACCCCGAGGTGGCGGGGCTGCTCGCCCTCATGCTGCTCCACCACGCCCGGCGGGCCGGCCGCACCGCGGCCGACGGCAGCCTGGTGCCGCTCGCCGAGCAGGACCGCGGCCGGTGGGACAACGCGATGATCGCCGAGGGCGTCGGGATCCTCCAGGCGGCCCTCGCCCGCGACCGGCTGGGCGAATTCCAGGCCCAGGCCGCCATCGCGGCGCTGCACGCCGACGCGCGCAGCGCCGGGGAGACCGACTGGGTGCAGATCGTCGAGTGGTACGACGAGCTGGTGGGTCTGACCGACAGCCCGGTCGTCCGGCTCAACCGGGCGGTGGCCGTCGGCGAGGCCGACGGCCCGCGCGCCGGGCTGGCGGCGCTCGCCGCGCTGGACGACTCCGCCCGCCGGGGCCCGCTGCCCCGCCGCACCGCGGTGGCGGCGTACCTCCACGAGCGCGACGGCGACCTTGCGACGGCGGCCCGGCTGTACGCCGAAGCGGCCCTCCAGGCACCCAACCTCGCGGAACGCGACCACCTGACGCGCCAGGCCGCCCGCCTCAACGCCCGCCGTCCCCGCTGACAGGCCGAAAGGACACCCTCCCGTGCCCGATCCCCCGGTTCCACCCGCTGTCCCCGACGGTGACGCCGCCGCCGAGCGGGCCCTCGCACTCCTGCGCACGCTCGGAGCCGCGGACATCGCCCATCCCGGCGGCACGCTCCTCGTCCACCTCCAGCGCGTCCGGGAACAGCTCATCGCATGGGGCGCCCGCCCCGCCCTCCAGCTCGCGGGCCTGTGCCACGCCTTCTACGGCACCGACGGGTTTCCCACCGCCCTGCTGCCGCCGGACCGCCGCGCCGGACTCGCGGAGGTGATCGGCGCGGAGGCCGAAGCCATCGTCCACCTCTACGCGTCGTGCGACCGGCAGGCGACGTACCCGACGCTCGCCGAGAGCGACGGGCCCTTCCGCGACCGGTTCACCGGCCGCCTCCACATCCCGCAGCCGCGCCTGCGGCGGGACTTCGCCGAGCTGACCGCCGCCAACGAACTCGACCTCGCCCGGATCGACCCCGCCTTCCGCGAGGCATGGGGCGCCGGACTCCTCACCCTGTTCACCCGGCTCCGGCCGCTGCTGAGCCCACCCGCCTGGTCGGACTGCCGCACGCTGCTCGCACAGCACTAGTGCCGGGCGGGTCACTCCTCGGGAACGACGTTGCCGTCCTCGTCGAGGGCGAGGTGGATCCGGGTGGGCTCCTGGCTGTTGACGTCGGAGGGGCGGGGACCCTCGGGGCCGTCGGGTCCCCAGCGGAGCAGGCGCCGGGTGCGGGCGATCCGGTAGACGGTGCCCTGGAACTCCAGCCGGTTGACCCGCCCGGCCCGCAGGGCGTCGGCGGCGTCCGAGTAGACGGCCAGCTCCGCGCCCCGCGCACCCCGCGCGGCGCCTGCCTCGGCCTCGGCCCCGGCGGTCAGGGTACGGGCGTCCGCGCCCATGTCGGCGTCGGTGGAGATGAGCCCGCGCATCCGCGGCCACGCCCAGGTCAGGCTGAAGTCCAGTGACTTGCGGGCCTCATGGGCGGTGACGTGCGGACCGCTGACCGGCTCCCAGTTCCGCGCGCTCGTCTGCTCCACCACGGTGAACGTCGGGGGCAGCACCAGGATGTCCGGGTGGGTCTCCAGCGCCCGCCGCGAGTCGGCGAGCACGCCCTGGGGGAACCGCGCACCGGTGTAGCGCAGGCCGCGCAGGGCCAGCTGTTCGAGGGCCTGGGTCGGCGGGACGGGCTCGTCCGGGTCCAGGACCAAGGCGTCGTCGATCTCCGGCGCCCTGGCGCCGCGGACCCAGTCGGGGACCAGCGGCTCCGGATCGGTGGGCCGCGGCGGCTCGATGCCGTCCGCGCCCGAGCCCGCGTACTCCTCGGCGCGGACGACCCGGTACCGGGTCCCGGCCACATCGAGCTCGTCGACCCGCTCGCTCTCCAGCCGGGCGACCGCGGCCAGGAGCGCACGCCGCTCCGCCCGGTCCTTCGCCTCGTCCTTCGCGCGGAACCAGAGCTTCGAGTTCAGGCCGTCGCGCGCCACCTGGGGGCAGGGGTCCACGATGGCGACGACCACGTGCCACCGTGACGCGTCCCCGGGATACTGCGCCACCACCCCGAACAGCGGGCCGCGTACGACCACCTCGCCGACCCTGGCCACGGCGTCGACCGCGTCGGCCTCCATCGCGGCTTCCACCGGCTCCACGGGAACCCGCACCACGATCGGCCGTGCCCCGCCCCGTCCCACATCCCCATGGTCCATGCCCCCATCCTGGCGACCGGACCGCACCTCCGCTGCCGATTCGCGGATCCCTCCCCCGCACGGGTCCCGGGCGCGGGTCTGCCGACAGGACCAGCTGCCCTGCATCGCCTGTGACAGTTTTCCTTGTCGATCGGAGCTTCGGCAGTTAGGCTTGTCGTATGGATGATGTGACAGTGATCCCTACCCCCGACAAGGACGACGAGAGCTTCTGGAGCACCGTCATGACTCTGGTGGACCCCGCCTGGCGCGAGCCCACCGAGGACGACGTGTTCGCCATGGAGGACCAAGTGCTCGACGCGGTCCGGCCCCTGGCCGAACGGATCTCGACGCGCGCGCTGGCCTACCGCACCGCGGGCAAGCCCTTCGACCCCGCGCTCATCGCCGCGCCCGACGTACAACTCTCCTTGCTGCGCTCGCTGTACGAGGCCAAGCGGGCCGTCGACCGGCTGGCGGAGAGCGCCGCCACCGTCGCCGGCCGCAGCGGCGCCAGCTATGCCCAGCTGGGTGCGGCCTGGGGCGGCATCAAGCGCCAGTCCGCCCGCCTCAAGTGGCCCCACGCGGTGGCCAAGCGGGCCACCAGCGAGTCCATCCCGCTGCGGTACGCGGGCGGCGAGGCCGTCATCCACCACG
This is a stretch of genomic DNA from Streptomyces sp. NBC_00536. It encodes these proteins:
- a CDS encoding RICIN domain-containing protein → MSGGGEDGDSGGDAFHGPAGVQRGSGNLQVNFHEHRTGILSACAVALVCAVTVIAVRLGGDPGAGSAAAPTGTPDVHTAPAPAPRPDPTGPDPSVLTGRLVNHGSALCLRDPGAAQDPVPVQDTCTGDADRSWTLATRDGGATRTLRDGLGGRCLTVTGSENFAPVRLLACTAQGDGQRWKLLWGTGDRAGLFALRADGNAKCLMVQGREASRPAAQTSCGEEYDDQWWHLAP
- a CDS encoding GNAT family N-acetyltransferase, whose product is MIFRTATRQDLPAIIALLSDEDAVVDPRTVEVDAAYERAFAAVDADGRNEMVVLDEGDGTVVGCLQLTYIPGLGRHGQERALIEAVRVRADRRGAGLGRSLLTWAIDRARSRGCTLVQLTSNKRRAEAHRLYGSLGFAASHDGFKLPL
- a CDS encoding YciI family protein; amino-acid sequence: MAKYLLLKHYRGAPAAVNDVPMNQWTPQEITDHVRYMQDFAARLEGTGEFVDGQALAPEGTFVRYDGEGRPPVTDGPFAETKDLIAGWMVIDVDSYDRAVELAGELSAAPGAGGKPIHEWLEVRPFLAAPPTITE
- a CDS encoding RNA polymerase sigma factor; protein product: MNNEAALLRSLTPGVLGILVRRGADFAAAEDAVQDALVEAVRVWPADSPRDPKGWLVTVAWRRFLDATRADTARRRREDLVEVQPEPGPAPERDDTLQLYFLCAHPSLTPSSAVALTLRAVGGLTTRQIARAYLVPEATMAQRISRAKRTVSGVRLNEPGDVATVLRVLYLVFNEGYSGDLDLAAEAIRLTRQLAAVIDHPEVAGLLALMLLHHARRAGRTAADGSLVPLAEQDRGRWDNAMIAEGVGILQAALARDRLGEFQAQAAIAALHADARSAGETDWVQIVEWYDELVGLTDSPVVRLNRAVAVGEADGPRAGLAALAALDDSARRGPLPRRTAVAAYLHERDGDLATAARLYAEAALQAPNLAERDHLTRQAARLNARRPR
- a CDS encoding DUF6817 domain-containing protein translates to MPDPPVPPAVPDGDAAAERALALLRTLGAADIAHPGGTLLVHLQRVREQLIAWGARPALQLAGLCHAFYGTDGFPTALLPPDRRAGLAEVIGAEAEAIVHLYASCDRQATYPTLAESDGPFRDRFTGRLHIPQPRLRRDFAELTAANELDLARIDPAFREAWGAGLLTLFTRLRPLLSPPAWSDCRTLLAQH
- a CDS encoding DUF5954 family protein; this encodes MDHGDVGRGGARPIVVRVPVEPVEAAMEADAVDAVARVGEVVVRGPLFGVVAQYPGDASRWHVVVAIVDPCPQVARDGLNSKLWFRAKDEAKDRAERRALLAAVARLESERVDELDVAGTRYRVVRAEEYAGSGADGIEPPRPTDPEPLVPDWVRGARAPEIDDALVLDPDEPVPPTQALEQLALRGLRYTGARFPQGVLADSRRALETHPDILVLPPTFTVVEQTSARNWEPVSGPHVTAHEARKSLDFSLTWAWPRMRGLISTDADMGADARTLTAGAEAEAGAARGARGAELAVYSDAADALRAGRVNRLEFQGTVYRIARTRRLLRWGPDGPEGPRPSDVNSQEPTRIHLALDEDGNVVPEE